The Methanocella arvoryzae MRE50 DNA window ACATGGGACAGAGATCGAGAAGCTCGAGGCCGAAAAGCCGGACCTCGAGAAGATCAAGGCGACAGCGGCGGCGGCAGCCGCCGAAGCCGTGGCAGCCATGCCGAAGGAAGAGGTAAAGCTCCCGGAGCTGCCGAACTTCAGCAAATACGAGGCCGATATCAGCGAGAACCGGGCCATGATCGACACCCAGCGCCAGACAATCATCGCGCTGCAGGACGAGATCAGCAAACTCAAGGACATCAGCTTCGAGGACTACATCGAACAGGAAAGGGAAGTCCTCGAGACGCTCGCAGTAGAGATCAAAGACCTGAAAGACACTGTATCCGGCTATGACGAGAAGATTGCTGCAGTAAGTAACACTGTAGCCAGCGTCTCCGAGAGTCTGAGCACCTCGAAGGCAAAGTCCGAAGGCATCGAGCACGAAACCTCGGCGATCACCGCCAGGCTCAACGAGTTCGGACAGGCGATCGAAGCGCTCAAGAGCGCCGGGACGGAGCAGTCCGGAAGCGTCGAGCAGATCAAGACCTCCATTACTATCCTCGACAGCAAGATCAACTCGCTGCGGGACAACATCATAGAGATCGGCGAGTCGAAGAACAACGCAGAGATCGAGTCAATCACCGCAGCCATAGCAGGCTACGAAGAAGAGATCAGGTCGCTTAAGGCGACTGTAGATGCGATCACCGGCAGGGTAGACAGCAACGCCGAGGAACTCGCATCTGTAAAAGCAGCCATATCATCCGACATAGCCAGCGTCAGGGAAGCACTGGATGCCTCGAAGGATGCCCTGAATACCGGCATGTCTTCGGTCATGGCAGAGATCGCCACAGTCAAGGCGACCATCCCCGACATGGCCCACATCAAGGAATCGATCGCATCCGACCTGTCATCGATCAAGGAATATGCCAGAGAATCCGTTGCCGCGGACATCACCAAGGTCAGGGAGTCCATGGCGTCCGACATTATGAGGATGTCAGACGACATCACACAGATGTCGTCCGACATCACCAGGATGTCGTCCGACATCACAAGGGTGTCGTCTGACATAGAAGCCGTGAAGTCGGATATCGGAACGATGAATGACAGTATAGAGATCGTCAAGTCCAGCGTGGACTCGGTCAGGGCTTCGACGGCAGCCGACATCGAGAGAGTGTCGGCGAATGTCACCAGAGCCAGCGAGTCGCTGACCACAGATCTCGAGACGGTGAAAGCCAGCGTAGAATCCGTTAAGGCCGACGTTGAGCGCATGACAGACGACATATCAAGGATGTCGTCCGAAATCGGATCTACGAGGGATAGCATAGAGATTGTAAAGTCCAGCGTGGACTCAGTCAGAGACACCATGGCAGCGGACATCCAGAGAATGTCCGACAGCATAGAAATCGTCAAGTCCAGCGTGGACTCAGTCAGAGACACCACTTATGCGGAGATCGAAGGCCTCAAGGGAGCCTCGCTCAACGATGTTGACCGGGCCAGAATGACCACCGAGATCAGCCAGGTGAAAGAAGCCCTGACAGCCGAGGTCGCTGACGCAAAGAGCGAACTCATGGCGGAGATCAACCAGATCAAAGCTTCGACATCCGCAGACATCAGCCAGGTGAAAGAGTCGCTGTCGGCAGACATCGGCAGGGTGAAGGACACTCTTACAACCGACGTCGACACGCTAAGGGACTCGGTCAGGGCAGACGTATCCTCGATCAGAGAGATGACGAGGACCGAGATGGCCGACTTCAAGGAAGCCTTCGGGTCTGACATCAGGGCCTTCGACGGCTACCGTGACGACCTGAACAAGCTCAGGGACAGCATGGAGCAGGTGAACTCGCTTAGCAAGGCAGTCATGGACTACCGGAGTGAGCTGAAGTCGATCAAGGGCATGGTGGAAAAGTTCGCCGAAGATGTAAAGCAGGCAAGGGAATTCGCCAAGGGCAGGGAGGAGATCCTCCGCCTCAAGGACGAATTCAGGCTGTACACTAACGATATCAAGACTATCCGCGAGATCATCGGGGATCAGAAGGACGAGCTGAACGCCGTCAAGAAGACTCTCGACAGCTTCAGCGAGGAGTCCGAGAGGGTCACCCCGCAGGAAGCCAAGCTCATCAAGTCGGGCCAGTACCTGAAAGCCCAGATCGACCAGGTCAACAAGACCTTCTCCGACCTGGACGAGAGACTCGCGGCCATCCGCAAGGAGTTCATCAACCTCAACAACATCGAGTACCGCTACCGGGCGCTTGAGGACAACCTGAACGCAATGGAGCGCAACCTCGAGAACAAGATCGAGGTGGAGATGATCACCCGGGTCCGGGAGGCCGAGAGCGAACTGATCACCAAGGTCAGCGAGGTAGAGGCCAGCATCGCCCAGCAGAGCCGCGAGGCCAAGGATCTCCTGAAGGAGCTGGAGGATACCAAGGAAACCCTCACCAGCGAGCTGGAGAACACCCGCACCAGCCTGATGCAGGAACTCGAGGAAACCCGTTCCACGGTCACCAGGGAAATCCAGGGCACCAGGACGGAGGTCAAGCACGACATCGAGGAGACCAGGTCGGAGGTCACCAGGGAAATGGAAGAGGTCCGGACCCAGGTATCCGCCGAAGTCGAGGATATCCGCACTACGGTCAAGAGAGAGCTGGACGATGCCCGCTCCAGGACTATCAGCGACCTGGACGACATCCGCAACAAGACGATCACCGAGATCAAAGACGTGAGCTCATCTGCAGTAGAGCGGGTGGAGAGCGTCAGCGCCATGACGATCGAGAGGATCGAGGATGTCAGCGTCAAGACGACCACCCAGATCGAGAATGGCAGAGTGGAAGCGGTCAGAGAGATCAGCGCAGTGAGCTCGGCAGCTACCAGGCAGGTAGAAGATGCCCGGGCATCCCTGCTCCGCCAGCTGGACGAAACCCGTGCCTCGGTTACCAGCCAGCTGGAAGAGACCAGCAGCACGGCAATCAGACAGCTCGAAGAGACGAAGGATATCACCCTGAAGCAGCTCGAAGAGACGAAGGATATCACCCTGAAGCAGCTCGAAGAGACCAGCCGTGCCACTATAAGGGACATGGAAACGACCAGAGACTCTACCCTGAAACAGATAGAGGATAACAGCACTGCAGCCCTGAGAGAACTCGAAGAGACCAGAGACTCTACCCTGAAACAGATAGAGGATAACAGCACTGCAGCCCTGAGAGAACTCGAAGAGACCAGAGACTCTACCCTGAAACAGATAGAGGATAACAGCACTACGGCCTTGAGAGAACTCGAAGAGACCGGCGCCGCATCTGCGAGAAGGATCGAGGAGACCAGCAGCACGGCCCTGAAGGAGCTGGAAACTGCACGGTCGGACCTCACCGAGCACGTCGTGAGCCTCAGGGAGAATGCGATAAGGCAGATGGAGGAGACCAGAGGCGACGTCCTGAAATCCACGGCCAGCCTGAAGGCAGAGACGGTCAAGTCGATCAAGGACTCGACGGCCGAATCGATCAAGGCAGCGGACGTTGCCAGGGAATCGCTCTATAACGCCAGAAACGAGGTGCTCACCGACGTCAGCGCTACCAGAGACGAGATCCTGAAGACTACGGCGGAGCTCAACTCCGCATCCCGCAAGTCCCGGGAGGAAGTCGCCAGGATCGTCGGCAGCGTAAGCGAGGAGACCGGGGCCGCGGTCAACAAGGCCAAGACCGAGATATCGGCGATGATCAAGCAGGAGAGAGACAGCCTCCACGGCATCGTCGATACCCAGAAGAAGGAAGCCATCGAAGGCATGTACAAGGTCAAGGACGAACTCATCGTCTCCCTGCGGCAGACCGAGTCCATCGTGCTGTCGTCGACGGAGAACGCCCGGATCGTGGCAGAAAAGTCGATGGCCAAGACGAGGGACGAAATCCTGGACAGCATCAGGAGCACCAGAGAAGAGACCATCAAGAAGCTCCTGGATACCAGAGATGTAGTGATCTCCGCGGCTAACAACACCAAGGACACCACGCTGGAATCGATGTTCAAGTCCAGGGACGAGGTCATCAACACAGTTAACACTGGCAAGGCTTCCCTGATCTCGGTCAGAGACGAAGCGCTGGCCCAGCTGAAGAGCACTCAGAAGGAAGTCGAGGAATCCATCAACAAGAAGCTTGAGTCCGACAGGGAGAACACCGAGAAGATCAAGCAGATCATGAAGACGATGAACGAGCTGATCAGGGCATAGAGGTGTCGCCATGGATTTCGAGAGCTACATTTCGAGAGAGCGGCAACTCATCGCCCGGCTGGACAAAGAGAGAAGCGACAGCAACTCTTACGAGCGGCGGGCAGACGTGGGCAACTACGAGCTCGCCGAGGACGAGATCCGCCTGCTGAAAGCCGGAGAATACGTCCTCAGCCGCTCGGAAGTCGCCGCCGAAGCCGTGATGGCCATCGATGAGAGACTGGCAGAGCTTCACCGGATCGAAGCCGACGCCCAGGCCCGCAACACAGAGTTCGTGCGGAGGGTCGAGGAGTGGGAAGCGAAGTTCAACCAGCGCTACACAGAGATCATGAATCAGATCGCCAGGGAGAGCTCGGAGGTCCATGCACGGACAGCAGAGCTGAACGCCCTGATTGAGGCCGCTAACAGGAATATCAAGCTCGTCAGCGACACCGCCGCAGAGAACGTCAGGAAGATCAGCGAAGCCTCGATTGCCGATCTCAAGAGTATCAGCGAAGCAACGGCAGAAGACATGAGGAAGATCAGCCAGACGTCCGTGACAGAGGTCAGGCAGATCAGTGAAACCGCCGTGGCAGAGGTCGGGAAGTTCAGCCAGACATCGATCGACAAGGTAAAGCAGATAAGCCAATCATCTGTTGACGATGTAAAACAGGTCAGCCAGGCATCCGTTGACGATGTAAGGAAGACCAGCGAGGCTACGATTGCAGAAGTCAGAGCTACGACAGCCGCATCGATAGAAGAAGCCAGGGTCATCAGCCAGGCATCGGTCGAAGAGCTGCAGAAGATTAGCGAATCGGCAGCCGCCAGTATCCAGGAGATCAGCGATTCTACCATAGCCGAAATCGCCCGCATGTCTGAAGACCTCAAGGCCTCGCAGGCAAAGTTCGACGCGTCCGTCGGCGACAAGCTCGCCCGGGACAAAGAAACGGTCGAGCGCATCAAGCATATTATGAAACAGATGAACGAAATGATCAAGATATGATGGATCAGGCGATAACTTTTATATTTTTAAAAGCTGCCTGATCTGCCATAACATTTATAATACCCAAAGTCATTTTAAGACCGCAACTAATACTCATAGATTTCAACGGAGATCAGATTATGGCGAGAAAACCAGGAAGAATGTACAAGAAGTTTTCGGGCCCGGCCTACACCAGGCGTGAATACATGGGCGGTGTCCCGGGTGTCAAGGTAGCCCAGTTCGATATGGGCAACCTCACTGAAGAATTACCCATCGCAGTCACCCTCGTCGTCAACGAGACCTGCCAGATCAGGCACGATGCCCTCGAGGCAGCCCGCATCTCTGCTAACAGGTACCTCCTGAACGACGTCGGCAAGACCAACTACAGGTTCAAGGTAAGGGTCTACCCACACCAGGTCCTCAGGGAGAACAAGCAGGCAACCGGCGCAGGTGCAGACCGTGTATCGGACGGCATGCGCAGGGCTTTCGGCAAGGCCGTCGGCACCGCAGCCCGCGTCTACGAGGGACAGGGCGTCTTCACCATCTGGGTCAACCGCGCCAACTTCGAGAAGGCCAAGGAAGCCATGAGGCGTGCCGGCCACAAGCTCCCGACCCCCTACAGGGTCGTCGTCGAGAAGGGCGCAGAGCTCGTTAAGTAAGCGGCCTGACGGCCGCCAGATTCTTTTTCTATTCTTTATACTTCGTAAACTGAAGCGAGTAGTGTACACTATAAAAGGGTCGTGCCCGGAGCTCTTTTTTTACCAAAACCTTTTTAAATACCCCGCCCATAAGCTACTCTAACCAAAGTGTGTAACAATGGAAGGATACGACTCATTATTAAGCAGGGCGATCTCCAAAACGCCTAACCCCAACGCGAGCGGAGAGCGCTTTAATGTACCGAAGCCGAAGACTTTTATCGAGGGCCGGACCACCGTCTGGGACAATTTCGAAGAAATCCGCGACACCCTGAACAGGGAGCAGGACCACTTTTTGAAATTCCTGCTCAAGGAAATGGGCACCGCGGGCAAAGTCGAAGGCAACAGGCTTGTCCTGCAGGGACGTTTCACCTCTGAACAGATAAGTTCCCTGGTGGACGAGTACGTCGGAGAGTACGTAAGGTGCGCAGAATGCGGCCGCCCTGACACTAAGCTGGTCAAGTATGACCGGGTTACCACTCTCAAGTGCGATGCCTGCGGAGCCCAGCGCTCGATCCAGAAGAGAAGGTCTAAGATGGCCTCTGTCAAAGCCGTGGCATCCATAGAGGAAGGCAAGACCTACGAGTTCAAGATCGAGACCCAGGGCAAAAAGGGCGACGGTATCGCCAAGGTAGACAAGTTCACTATCTTCATCCCCAACGCCAGGACAGGGGAGATCGTCAAAGCCAAGATCAACAAGGTCGACGGCAACCTCGCTTTCGCGTCCAAACAATAAAAAACTCTTTTTTCTTTTTCTTGCGCTGAGAGCGCGGGCTATCAATAAAATCAAGCAAGGAAGATTTAATGTCCCGTTTACTCTAAGATCAGCAGCCGCTCCATCAGCAAGTATATAATAAATATTTCTATAACATAGGATTTACAATTCAATCGGCGAAGGCCCTGTAGCTGGAGTCGATATCGCCCGAAGGAGCAACTATGATGACAGGCAAAAATAGCTTTAGAATCTGCGCAGTGATCACATTATTCGTTATCCTTCTGGCAGCCATTGCTCCCGCTTATGCCGACCCTGTCTCAGCGTATGCCGCCGGCGTAACATCCCCGAAGCTCCTGAACTCGACACCAAATCCGGCGCTGGACGCTGCCGCCCTCGAGGCCGC harbors:
- a CDS encoding apolipoprotein A1/A4/E domain-containing protein, with product MGLFDRKPKKDESKPAKTKEDDERLKKELETLQSILSKSEPPRPEASTKAEPAKAEAKPGKAPEKPAERMPAPAGKTQIPKPQAAPQKMPEKVEKIEKAPAQKPPVRPSVPPLQKPILKPNILHSSQPTQPPAPTSAPAKAPEKIEIREAPVKPAAAQAEQAIGEARPALQPDPALVEELKALIEKQSADFEKQRSEIEALRSELKQQNENLAKQNEELILKVASMQALIEKHGTEIEKLEAEKPDLEKIKATAAAAAAEAVAAMPKEEVKLPELPNFSKYEADISENRAMIDTQRQTIIALQDEISKLKDISFEDYIEQEREVLETLAVEIKDLKDTVSGYDEKIAAVSNTVASVSESLSTSKAKSEGIEHETSAITARLNEFGQAIEALKSAGTEQSGSVEQIKTSITILDSKINSLRDNIIEIGESKNNAEIESITAAIAGYEEEIRSLKATVDAITGRVDSNAEELASVKAAISSDIASVREALDASKDALNTGMSSVMAEIATVKATIPDMAHIKESIASDLSSIKEYARESVAADITKVRESMASDIMRMSDDITQMSSDITRMSSDITRVSSDIEAVKSDIGTMNDSIEIVKSSVDSVRASTAADIERVSANVTRASESLTTDLETVKASVESVKADVERMTDDISRMSSEIGSTRDSIEIVKSSVDSVRDTMAADIQRMSDSIEIVKSSVDSVRDTTYAEIEGLKGASLNDVDRARMTTEISQVKEALTAEVADAKSELMAEINQIKASTSADISQVKESLSADIGRVKDTLTTDVDTLRDSVRADVSSIREMTRTEMADFKEAFGSDIRAFDGYRDDLNKLRDSMEQVNSLSKAVMDYRSELKSIKGMVEKFAEDVKQAREFAKGREEILRLKDEFRLYTNDIKTIREIIGDQKDELNAVKKTLDSFSEESERVTPQEAKLIKSGQYLKAQIDQVNKTFSDLDERLAAIRKEFINLNNIEYRYRALEDNLNAMERNLENKIEVEMITRVREAESELITKVSEVEASIAQQSREAKDLLKELEDTKETLTSELENTRTSLMQELEETRSTVTREIQGTRTEVKHDIEETRSEVTREMEEVRTQVSAEVEDIRTTVKRELDDARSRTISDLDDIRNKTITEIKDVSSSAVERVESVSAMTIERIEDVSVKTTTQIENGRVEAVREISAVSSAATRQVEDARASLLRQLDETRASVTSQLEETSSTAIRQLEETKDITLKQLEETKDITLKQLEETSRATIRDMETTRDSTLKQIEDNSTAALRELEETRDSTLKQIEDNSTAALRELEETRDSTLKQIEDNSTTALRELEETGAASARRIEETSSTALKELETARSDLTEHVVSLRENAIRQMEETRGDVLKSTASLKAETVKSIKDSTAESIKAADVARESLYNARNEVLTDVSATRDEILKTTAELNSASRKSREEVARIVGSVSEETGAAVNKAKTEISAMIKQERDSLHGIVDTQKKEAIEGMYKVKDELIVSLRQTESIVLSSTENARIVAEKSMAKTRDEILDSIRSTREETIKKLLDTRDVVISAANNTKDTTLESMFKSRDEVINTVNTGKASLISVRDEALAQLKSTQKEVEESINKKLESDRENTEKIKQIMKTMNELIRA
- a CDS encoding 50S ribosomal protein L16, which encodes MARKPGRMYKKFSGPAYTRREYMGGVPGVKVAQFDMGNLTEELPIAVTLVVNETCQIRHDALEAARISANRYLLNDVGKTNYRFKVRVYPHQVLRENKQATGAGADRVSDGMRRAFGKAVGTAARVYEGQGVFTIWVNRANFEKAKEAMRRAGHKLPTPYRVVVEKGAELVK
- a CDS encoding translation initiation factor IF-2 subunit beta, with protein sequence MEGYDSLLSRAISKTPNPNASGERFNVPKPKTFIEGRTTVWDNFEEIRDTLNREQDHFLKFLLKEMGTAGKVEGNRLVLQGRFTSEQISSLVDEYVGEYVRCAECGRPDTKLVKYDRVTTLKCDACGAQRSIQKRRSKMASVKAVASIEEGKTYEFKIETQGKKGDGIAKVDKFTIFIPNARTGEIVKAKINKVDGNLAFASKQ